A single region of the Gaiellales bacterium genome encodes:
- a CDS encoding arginase family protein, translated as MLDPTTRWPNGDKPDHAGLLTYAGMPYTEDAAELAGVDVAIIGAAMDELVSETPGARNGPRAIRAAGGLPGPHLEAGVDAMAELRVVDFGDAPVIPADPVASHAAILRTVGEAVDAGTIPIVLGGDHSIAEPDIRACAERHGPLGLLHFDTHTDTATQVLGVELSHGSPMYHLVRDGHVDPRRYAQVGLRGYWPGPEEWAWQAEQGITAIPMHEVREQGIPAALERALAVVGEGPAFLSVDVDVLDPAFAPGTGTPEPGGMTPVDLLWACRKAAEH; from the coding sequence GTGCTGGATCCGACCACGCGCTGGCCGAACGGCGACAAGCCCGACCATGCCGGGCTGCTCACCTACGCCGGCATGCCCTACACCGAGGACGCCGCCGAGCTCGCAGGCGTCGACGTGGCGATCATCGGCGCGGCGATGGACGAGCTGGTGTCGGAGACGCCGGGCGCGCGCAACGGGCCGCGGGCGATCCGCGCCGCCGGCGGGCTGCCCGGCCCCCATCTCGAGGCCGGCGTCGACGCGATGGCCGAGCTGCGCGTCGTCGACTTCGGCGACGCCCCCGTGATCCCGGCCGATCCGGTCGCCTCCCACGCCGCGATCCTGCGCACCGTCGGCGAGGCGGTCGACGCCGGGACGATCCCGATCGTGCTCGGCGGCGACCACTCGATCGCCGAGCCGGACATCCGCGCCTGCGCCGAGCGGCACGGCCCCCTCGGCCTGCTGCACTTCGACACGCACACCGACACGGCCACGCAGGTGCTCGGCGTCGAGCTCTCGCACGGCAGCCCGATGTACCACCTCGTCCGCGACGGCCACGTCGACCCGCGCCGCTACGCCCAGGTCGGCCTGCGCGGCTACTGGCCTGGCCCGGAGGAGTGGGCGTGGCAAGCGGAGCAGGGCATCACGGCGATCCCGATGCACGAGGTGCGCGAACAGGGGATCCCCGCGGCGCTCGAGCGGGCGCTCGCTGTCGTCGGCGAGGGCCCGGCGTTCCTGTCGGTGGACGTCGACGTGCTCGACCCGGCGTTCGCGCCCGGTACCGGCACGCCGGAGCCGGGCGGGATGACGCCCGTCGACCTGCTCTGGGCCTGCCGCAAGGCCGCCGAGCAC